The Halobacillus amylolyticus nucleotide sequence CTGGGTTAAAAGCGGTCGGTGAATCAATTGAAAAGCCGATTTCATACTACTACAACAATGTTCTCAGTACCATGATATTGGCGGAACTTTGTTTGAAATACAGAGTAACTCGACTTGTGTTTAGTTCGTCAGCAACTGTGTATGGGAACAACATATCGCCTCTTACTGAATCTATGGATTTACTACCCTCAACCAATCCATACGGCGAAACGAAGGCGGTTAGTGAACGAATTTTAACAGATGTAGCTAAAGCAAATCCAGATTTCTCAGTTTCCTTACTTCGTTACTTTAATCCTATAGGAGCGCACGAGAGTGGGTTAATTGGAGAGAATTCAAATGGTGTACCTAATAACATTATGCCCTTTGTTACTCAAGTGGCAAAAGGGGTGTTAGAGAAACTACTTGTTTTTGGTAGTGACTATCCTACCTTTGATGGAACCGGAGTGCGTGACTATATTCATGTAGTAGACTTGGCATTGGGTCATATTGCAGCGTTAGAGTACGAACAAAACGGTACAAATATTTACAACCTTGGGACTGGAAGAGGAACTAGTGTGTTGGAATTACTTCAGAAGTTTGAGGAAGTGAATAATGTCAAAGTTCCTTATGAAATTATTGGTAGAAGACAAGGAGACTTAGCGACTTGTTATGCAGATGTCTCTAAAGCTCACCAGGAATTGGGATGGACCGCAAAACGTAATATCTCCGACATGTGCCGAGACGCATGGCGATTTGAAAAAAGAATGATTACTGTTTAAGAAGCTAGAGCATAATTACCAAAGGACCTATAGAATTTATTTAGGTCCTTTGGTAATTACAAATGAATTCTAGCACATGATTTAATAAAGAGGAAACAATGGATAGCTATTTAATGGTTTGAATTTGAAAGAATATTTAGTGACTTACTGAAAAGAAGTGGGTATAATGTTAAAAAGAATATTTAAATTATCACTTGTTAAGTTATCAAGTATATATGCTATTACTGAAATAATAAATAAAGGAATCCCGTTTTTTTTATTACCGATACTGACAGTTTATCTAACCCCTACAGATTACGGAATAGTATCGATGTTCGGCGTCTTGATTGGATTTTTAGTACCTATTATGGGTTTAAATGTTCATGGGGCGATCAACCGAAAATACTTCGATGATGTTAATAAATATAACCATTACATTACAACAGCAATTTATTTATTATTTGCAAGTTCATCACTTACATTGTTAATTATTATATTATTTTCAGGTTTTATTTCTAACATATCTTCATTTCCAGAAAAGTACATATTTCTTGTTGTAATTGCTGCATTTGGTAATAGTATAATCCAAGTAACATTAGGCTTGTGGCGCGTTAGAGAAAAGGCTATTCAATTCGGTACTTTTCAAATACTACAAACAGTGCTAAATGTAACGGTAACAATAATACTTGTAGTAGGATTAGATTTTGGTTGGCTCGGAAGGGTTAACGGCCAAGTTATTGCAATATTATTATTTTCTGTCATAGGTATGCTTATAATTATTAAGCGCGAAAAG carries:
- the galE gene encoding UDP-glucose 4-epimerase GalE — encoded protein: MRILVTGGAGYIGSHTCVALLDAGYSVIVADNLGNSKAETIGRIQEITNKNVCFHKIDVTDKQALERIFSEYEIDGIIHFAGLKAVGESIEKPISYYYNNVLSTMILAELCLKYRVTRLVFSSSATVYGNNISPLTESMDLLPSTNPYGETKAVSERILTDVAKANPDFSVSLLRYFNPIGAHESGLIGENSNGVPNNIMPFVTQVAKGVLEKLLVFGSDYPTFDGTGVRDYIHVVDLALGHIAALEYEQNGTNIYNLGTGRGTSVLELLQKFEEVNNVKVPYEIIGRRQGDLATCYADVSKAHQELGWTAKRNISDMCRDAWRFEKRMITV